The following coding sequences lie in one Herpetosiphonaceae bacterium genomic window:
- a CDS encoding glycosyltransferase family 9 protein, whose amino-acid sequence MSHSAVPSSPLAVRAETVRKIAIFRALFLGDLLCAVPALRALRRRYPHAEITLIGLSWAADFVRRVPYVDRFVAFPGYEGVREVPYNARQTRAFLAEAHATGYDLALQMHGTGEVSNGFVAALGARVSLGYRAAADDRLAFSLLYEARQHEILRWLRLVEVLGAPTDDLRTEFPVTKAEERQAIELLAAPSLYGSRSGQVIGLHAGAKDPARRWSPERFAAVADALVERFGARIVLTGSAGERNITAAVQGAMRHPVRDLAGLTDLGTFAALIGHLDLLITNDTGASHLAAAANTPSVVLFGPSRPEEWAPLDRERHHVIDALALDGHHADPSTALQYLPVAPVLDASVAALEHRESRAENQEPSSASREPKVWQHRRKIRELKDQGQDESRADLQSLMRGS is encoded by the coding sequence ATGTCACATAGCGCAGTACCCAGCTCGCCGCTCGCCGTTCGTGCCGAGACGGTGCGTAAGATCGCAATCTTTCGGGCGCTGTTCCTGGGCGATTTGCTGTGTGCCGTGCCCGCGCTCCGCGCCCTGCGGCGGCGCTACCCACACGCCGAGATCACGCTGATCGGGCTGTCGTGGGCCGCCGATTTCGTCAGGCGCGTGCCGTATGTGGATCGCTTTGTCGCCTTTCCGGGCTACGAGGGCGTGCGCGAGGTGCCCTACAACGCCAGGCAGACGCGCGCGTTTCTCGCCGAGGCGCACGCCACGGGCTATGATCTCGCGCTTCAGATGCATGGGACTGGCGAGGTCAGCAACGGCTTTGTCGCCGCGCTGGGCGCGCGCGTCTCGCTGGGCTATCGCGCCGCCGCCGACGATCGCCTGGCGTTCAGCCTGCTCTACGAGGCCCGCCAGCACGAGATCCTGCGCTGGCTGCGGCTGGTCGAGGTGCTGGGCGCTCCCACCGACGATCTGCGCACCGAGTTTCCGGTGACAAAGGCCGAGGAGCGCCAGGCGATCGAGCTTCTCGCAGCGCCGTCATTGTACGGTAGCCGGAGCGGGCAGGTGATTGGACTCCATGCTGGCGCGAAAGATCCTGCCCGCCGCTGGTCGCCGGAGCGCTTCGCCGCCGTGGCCGATGCGCTGGTCGAGCGCTTTGGCGCGCGGATTGTGCTGACCGGCAGCGCGGGCGAGCGCAATATCACCGCCGCTGTGCAGGGCGCGATGCGGCATCCGGTGCGGGATCTGGCGGGGTTGACCGATCTGGGTACCTTTGCGGCGCTGATCGGCCATCTCGATCTGCTGATCACCAACGATACCGGCGCGTCGCATCTGGCTGCGGCGGCCAACACGCCCAGCGTGGTGCTCTTCGGTCCGTCGCGGCCCGAGGAGTGGGCACCGCTGGATCGCGAGCGCCATCACGTGATCGATGCGCTGGCGCTCGACGGGCACCACGCCGACCCATCGACCGCGCTGCAATATCTGCCCGTCGCGCCGGTGCTGGACGCCAGCGTCGCGGCGCTAGAGCATCGAGAGTCGCGAGCCGAGAACCAAGAACCAAGCTCCGCGAGCCGAGAGCCGAAAGTATGGCAGCACAGGCGTAAGATTCGAGAACTCAAAGACCAGGGACAGGATGAGTCGAGGGCCGATCTTCAGTCGTTGATGCGCGGCTCATAG
- a CDS encoding glycosyltransferase: MNRPIRIAFLSEHASPVALLGSTDAGGQNVYVDELSRNLGQLGYAVDVFTRRESADAPAVIEWAPGVRVINLLAGAARVLPKDDLWPLMPAFRDALLDFMACDGGHYDLIHGNFWMSGWVAADLRDRLGVPAVQIFHAMGKTKRRHQGSADTSPPERIEVELDVVRRVDRLIAQCPSERAELIDDYGAEPRTVAIVPSAVNVERFRPVPQAEARRRVGLSERDCVIAYIGRMLPRKDPHNIVRAVALLARRTDLPIKLLLVGGESAEPDPAVTPEIGVLRQLAAELGIAALLHFAGQRQPDVLRDYYSAGDVMVTTPWYEPYGLTPLEAMACGRPVIGAAVGGIAFTVAHGTTGFLVPPRDPEALAQRLEQLLTSPELRAEMGRAARLRVEHEFTWPVVAQRTAALYEMLLEQRTKNKELSVQRAPGTKHRKLET; this comes from the coding sequence ATGAATCGACCGATACGCATCGCGTTTCTTAGCGAGCATGCCAGTCCGGTCGCGTTGCTGGGCAGCACCGACGCAGGCGGGCAGAACGTGTACGTAGATGAGCTGAGCCGCAACCTCGGCCAGTTGGGCTATGCCGTCGATGTGTTTACCCGCCGCGAGAGCGCCGACGCGCCCGCTGTGATCGAGTGGGCACCCGGCGTGCGCGTGATCAACCTTCTGGCGGGAGCGGCCCGTGTGCTGCCCAAGGATGATCTCTGGCCGCTGATGCCCGCGTTTCGTGATGCGCTGCTCGACTTCATGGCTTGTGATGGCGGCCACTACGATCTGATCCACGGCAACTTCTGGATGTCGGGCTGGGTCGCCGCCGATCTCCGCGACCGGCTCGGCGTTCCGGCGGTCCAGATCTTCCATGCGATGGGCAAGACCAAGCGCCGCCACCAGGGCAGCGCCGATACCAGCCCGCCGGAGCGCATCGAGGTCGAGCTGGACGTGGTGCGGCGCGTCGACCGGCTGATCGCGCAGTGTCCGAGCGAGCGCGCCGAGCTGATCGACGACTACGGGGCGGAGCCGCGCACGGTGGCGATTGTGCCGTCGGCGGTCAATGTCGAGCGCTTCAGGCCGGTGCCGCAGGCCGAGGCTCGCCGCCGGGTTGGGCTGAGCGAGCGCGATTGCGTGATCGCCTACATCGGGCGGATGCTGCCGCGCAAAGATCCGCATAACATCGTGCGCGCCGTGGCGCTGCTGGCGCGGCGTACAGACCTGCCAATCAAGCTGCTGCTGGTCGGCGGCGAGAGCGCGGAGCCCGATCCGGCGGTGACGCCAGAGATCGGGGTGTTGCGGCAACTGGCGGCAGAGTTGGGCATCGCCGCTCTGCTCCATTTTGCGGGCCAGCGCCAGCCGGATGTGCTGCGCGACTACTATAGCGCGGGCGATGTGATGGTGACAACGCCCTGGTACGAGCCGTACGGCCTGACGCCGCTCGAAGCGATGGCCTGCGGTCGTCCGGTGATCGGCGCGGCGGTCGGCGGGATTGCCTTCACGGTAGCGCATGGCACGACTGGCTTTCTGGTGCCGCCGCGCGATCCCGAAGCGCTGGCTCAGCGGCTTGAGCAGTTGTTGACCAGCCCGGAGCTGCGCGCCGAGATGGGCCGCGCCGCGCGCCTGCGGGTAGAGCATGAGTTCACCTGGCCGGTCGTCGCGCAGCGCACCGCCGCGCTCTACGAGATGCTGCTGGAGCAAAGAACAAAGAACAAAGAGCTAAGCGTTCAGAGGGCACCAGGAACCAAGCACCGGAAACTCGAAACTTGA
- a CDS encoding glycosyltransferase encodes MQRLKILIWHIHGSYLNTLGRIEHDWYLPVKPGRPEGYGGRGPTFDLPDYVREVSAEQVRDLDLDLIIYQTPKNYLEDQFEILSEEQQRLPKIYLEHNTPRPDPVATRHPIDDPNVLLVHVTHYNRLMWDNGRTPTMVIEHSVAIDPSAVYRGQIERGITVINGMQKRPRIAGYDLFLQTREAVPLDAAGMQTEEFGGLGDIPYRDLHRRVAEYRLMFSPIRYTSLPLAVIEGMTIGMPVVALATTELPTVIEHGVSGYVSCDLDELIENMRGLLAHPDEARRVGANARAVARERFSLERFSRDWNAAFARVMG; translated from the coding sequence ATGCAGCGTTTGAAAATTCTGATCTGGCATATTCACGGCAGCTACCTCAACACGCTGGGACGGATCGAGCATGACTGGTATCTGCCGGTCAAGCCGGGGCGGCCCGAAGGCTACGGCGGACGCGGCCCGACCTTCGATCTGCCCGACTATGTGCGCGAGGTTTCCGCCGAGCAGGTTCGCGATCTCGATCTGGATCTGATCATCTATCAGACGCCGAAGAACTATCTTGAGGACCAGTTCGAGATCCTGAGCGAGGAGCAGCAACGGCTGCCGAAGATCTATCTTGAGCACAACACGCCCAGGCCGGACCCAGTCGCGACGCGCCATCCGATCGACGATCCGAACGTGCTGCTGGTGCATGTGACGCACTACAACCGCCTGATGTGGGATAACGGTCGCACGCCGACGATGGTCATCGAGCACAGCGTGGCGATCGATCCCTCGGCGGTCTATCGCGGCCAGATCGAGCGCGGCATTACGGTGATCAACGGCATGCAAAAGCGTCCGCGCATCGCCGGATACGACCTCTTTTTGCAGACTCGCGAGGCGGTTCCGCTGGATGCGGCGGGCATGCAGACCGAGGAGTTTGGCGGCCTGGGCGATATTCCCTACCGCGATCTGCACCGCCGCGTGGCCGAGTACCGCCTCATGTTCAGCCCGATCCGCTACACCAGCCTGCCGCTTGCGGTGATCGAGGGCATGACGATCGGCATGCCTGTGGTGGCGCTGGCGACGACCGAATTGCCGACGGTGATCGAGCATGGCGTCAGCGGCTACGTCTCCTGCGATCTCGACGAGCTGATCGAAAACATGCGCGGCCTGCTGGCGCATCCCGACGAGGCGCGGCGCGTCGGCGCAAACGCGAGAGCGGTCGCCCGTGAGCGCTTTAGCCTTGAGCGCTTCAGCCGCGATTGGAACGCGGCCTTTGCGCGAGTGATGGGATAG
- a CDS encoding glycosyltransferase family 9 protein gives MSEWRAARNILAIRPDNIGDVVMLGPALRAVKETSPHARLTLLASTGGATAAPLLPWIDEVIPWRTLWQDLGHLPFDPARERALIDLLAERAFDAALIFTSFSQTPHVPGYVCYLAGIPLRAGESKEFGGRALSTELRGAPDELHQVERNLRLVEHLGFVASDRRLALSISDAARAAVPNLLRRAGLDPDAPYVLCHPGASARARRYPPERSGQLVDLLMRQGWQVLVTGVEREAALIEQVLAYAPQAACLLGGTTLSEYAALIERAALVICGNTLPLHLADALMTPVLGLYSGTDYEEQWRPRFTRSRLLRIPTPCHPCYLFECPIGQPCLDISPEEALAASLELLEEPNEAEVGGVGV, from the coding sequence ATGAGCGAGTGGCGTGCGGCGCGCAATATCCTGGCGATCCGTCCCGACAACATCGGCGATGTGGTGATGCTTGGGCCTGCCCTACGAGCCGTGAAAGAAACGTCGCCGCACGCCAGGCTGACGCTGCTGGCGAGCACTGGCGGCGCGACCGCAGCGCCCCTGCTGCCCTGGATCGATGAGGTGATTCCGTGGCGCACGCTGTGGCAGGATCTTGGACATCTGCCGTTCGATCCGGCTCGTGAGCGCGCGCTGATCGATCTGCTGGCCGAGCGCGCCTTCGACGCCGCGCTGATCTTTACGTCGTTCAGCCAGACGCCGCACGTGCCCGGCTATGTCTGCTACCTGGCGGGCATTCCGCTGCGCGCGGGTGAGAGCAAGGAGTTTGGCGGCAGGGCGCTCTCGACCGAGCTGCGGGGCGCTCCCGACGAGCTGCATCAGGTCGAGCGCAATCTGCGGCTGGTGGAGCACCTGGGCTTTGTGGCGAGCGACCGGCGGCTGGCGCTGTCGATCTCAGATGCGGCGCGGGCGGCGGTGCCGAATCTGCTGCGCCGCGCTGGCCTCGACCCCGACGCGCCCTATGTGCTGTGTCATCCCGGCGCGAGCGCCAGGGCGCGGCGCTACCCGCCGGAGCGATCCGGCCAGCTCGTCGACCTGCTGATGCGGCAGGGCTGGCAGGTGCTTGTCACGGGCGTCGAGCGTGAGGCGGCGCTGATCGAGCAGGTGCTTGCGTACGCGCCGCAGGCTGCGTGTCTGCTCGGCGGCACGACGCTCTCGGAGTACGCGGCGCTGATCGAGCGGGCCGCGCTGGTGATCTGCGGCAATACGCTGCCGCTCCATCTGGCCGATGCGCTGATGACGCCCGTGCTCGGCCTCTACTCCGGCACCGACTACGAGGAGCAGTGGCGGCCACGCTTCACGCGCTCCCGGCTGCTGCGCATCCCGACGCCATGCCATCCCTGCTATCTCTTCGAGTGCCCGATCGGCCAGCCGTGCCTCGACATCTCGCCCGAAGAGGCGCTGGCGGCGTCGCTGGAGCTGCTAGAAGAACCGAATGAAGCGGAGGTCGGCGGTGTGGGGGTCTGA